A stretch of the Heliomicrobium undosum genome encodes the following:
- the sppA gene encoding signal peptide peptidase SppA: MAKRKQWVVGAVLAVVALSVLLILFRPGAHRADGPSAGNTVAVVRLEGLIADAGASGGLLGGESGSGQVIETLRRLQEDKQIKAVVLRINSPGGTSAASQEIGREVDRLRESGKVVVASMGDVAASGGYWVAARADKIVANPATTTGSIGVILDLANLTELYQKIGYRPNVIKSGPYKDIASSARDMTPEEREILQGMVNDIYQQFIDVVAEGRHMPHERVRALADGRVFTGRQAKELGLVDELGNFYDAVALAGTMAGISGEPDIREYGRGSALDRLLSGMSSRWSGSSLSGQTLSPEEWSRLLDLLKQKNPLP, encoded by the coding sequence TTGGCAAAAAGGAAACAGTGGGTGGTAGGCGCGGTCCTGGCGGTGGTGGCTCTTTCAGTGTTGCTCATTCTCTTCCGGCCGGGCGCGCACCGCGCCGACGGCCCTTCGGCGGGCAACACCGTCGCCGTGGTGCGGCTCGAAGGGTTGATCGCCGACGCCGGGGCCAGCGGTGGATTGCTTGGCGGCGAATCCGGTTCGGGCCAAGTGATCGAGACGCTGCGCCGGCTTCAGGAGGACAAGCAGATCAAAGCGGTGGTGCTGCGGATCAACTCGCCTGGGGGAACGTCAGCGGCTTCTCAGGAGATCGGCCGCGAAGTGGACCGCCTTCGCGAGAGCGGCAAGGTAGTGGTCGCCTCCATGGGCGATGTGGCGGCCTCTGGCGGGTACTGGGTGGCGGCGCGGGCCGACAAGATCGTCGCCAACCCGGCCACCACGACGGGCTCTATCGGGGTGATCCTCGATCTGGCCAACCTGACGGAACTCTACCAGAAGATCGGCTACCGGCCCAATGTGATCAAGAGCGGACCCTACAAGGACATCGCCTCTTCGGCGCGGGACATGACGCCGGAAGAGCGGGAGATCCTGCAAGGCATGGTCAATGACATCTACCAGCAGTTTATCGACGTTGTGGCCGAAGGCCGCCATATGCCCCATGAGCGTGTGCGCGCCCTTGCCGACGGGCGGGTTTTTACGGGGCGGCAGGCCAAGGAACTGGGGCTGGTGGATGAACTGGGCAACTTCTACGACGCCGTGGCCCTGGCGGGGACGATGGCAGGGATATCAGGCGAGCCTGATATCCGCGAGTACGGCAGGGGTTCAGCCCTGGACCGCTTATTATCCGGCATGAGCAGCCGCTGGAGCGGTTCGAGCCTTTCCGGGCAAACCCTTTCTCCTGAAGAGTGGTCGCGGCTCCTTGACCTGTTGAAACAAAAAAATCCCCTGCCGTGA
- a CDS encoding Yip1 family protein gives MEKERPEDQVGKDDLAIRSGETASSESNAIEPSGSGAMEPRESERGPICPIVTERQGEAPPVRCDPALGPGENADWEQTPRDGGDEPPVRWNSWDYLYHVMVKPKLAFSVAAREKPLGLALSVVLATSIVNLIIDLSLGGAGSLDSPFPPELAGPVFEGLMARLSMFGVLFGVFIWLFMTGFFNLIGELLGGVGNAKGLLASLGLAYWPMILYAPLSLIGAYAPGGQAMQGLGVFAVTLWIFILQALAIKAALRLSTGRAVFVLLLPLLLLMLTLFLFILIILSMLPSIGTLPLSSR, from the coding sequence ATGGAGAAAGAGAGACCAGAAGACCAAGTAGGGAAGGATGACCTTGCAATCCGGTCGGGTGAGACAGCGTCAAGCGAGTCGAACGCGATAGAGCCGAGTGGGTCGGGTGCGATGGAGCCAAGGGAGTCGGAACGGGGACCGATTTGCCCGATCGTGACAGAGCGCCAAGGAGAGGCGCCTCCTGTCCGATGCGATCCGGCTCTTGGCCCCGGGGAAAACGCCGACTGGGAACAGACGCCGCGAGACGGTGGGGACGAACCTCCTGTCCGCTGGAACAGTTGGGATTACCTCTATCATGTGATGGTCAAGCCGAAACTGGCCTTTTCCGTCGCCGCGCGGGAGAAACCGCTCGGGTTGGCCCTGTCCGTTGTCCTGGCTACATCTATTGTCAATCTGATCATCGATCTGAGCCTGGGTGGCGCAGGCAGCCTGGACAGTCCCTTCCCGCCGGAACTTGCCGGGCCGGTCTTTGAAGGGCTGATGGCCCGCTTGAGTATGTTCGGTGTCCTCTTTGGCGTCTTTATCTGGTTGTTCATGACCGGCTTCTTCAATCTCATCGGTGAATTGCTTGGCGGCGTGGGCAACGCCAAAGGCCTGTTGGCCTCCCTCGGGCTGGCCTATTGGCCCATGATCCTCTACGCGCCCCTAAGCCTGATTGGCGCGTACGCCCCTGGCGGACAAGCGATGCAGGGACTCGGCGTCTTTGCGGTGACCCTGTGGATCTTCATCCTGCAGGCGCTGGCGATCAAAGCGGCCTTGCGGCTTTCCACGGGACGGGCGGTGTTCGTCCTCCTGCTGCCACTGCTGCTACTCATGCTTACGCTGTTCCTGTTTATCTTGATTATCCTGTCCATGCTCCCTTCGATCGGAACGTTGCCCCTGTCGTCCCGTTGA
- a CDS encoding response regulator: MGDSQSVLVVDDQKGVRRLLHEAFLMAGISVEVAASGAEALEKLGRREYSLMLLDVKMPGMTGIEALAEARRRGHRIPVILMTAYEELPLIKEASALDILDHVIKPFDVMELTRKISRWRSSPFEYRG, encoded by the coding sequence ATGGGCGATTCCCAATCTGTATTGGTCGTCGATGACCAGAAAGGTGTCCGCCGCCTGTTGCACGAAGCCTTCCTCATGGCAGGCATTTCCGTTGAAGTTGCAGCGAGCGGGGCGGAGGCCCTTGAAAAGCTGGGGAGAAGAGAATATTCCCTGATGCTGCTCGATGTCAAGATGCCGGGCATGACCGGGATCGAGGCGCTGGCGGAAGCGCGCCGGCGAGGCCACCGGATTCCGGTCATTTTGATGACCGCTTATGAGGAGCTTCCCCTGATCAAGGAAGCCAGCGCCCTCGACATCTTGGACCACGTGATCAAGCCCTTCGATGTGATGGAACTGACGCGAAAGATTTCCCGGTGGCGATCATCTCCTTTCGAATATCGGGGTTGA
- a CDS encoding class II fructose-1,6-bisphosphate aldolase, with amino-acid sequence MPLVPVSQLLAAAEEGKYAVGAFNCNNMEIVQAIVAAAEAERAPVIIQASQGAIKYAGLEYIVALARLAGENASVPVALHLDHGTSFAQCIQCIRSGFTSVMIDGSKYPLEENIALTNRVLEVARAVGVSVEAELGKIGGTEDDIHVDERDAFFTDPAEAKQFVDATKVDALAVAIGTAHGQYKGRPELDFDRLAKIRQLVNIPIVLHGSSGVPEEDIQKAITLGVRKVNIDTNLREAFVDGVKEAIEKNPREIDPRKILGPAKTKMSEVIREKIRIFGSNGKA; translated from the coding sequence ATGCCATTGGTTCCAGTCTCCCAACTTCTTGCCGCCGCCGAAGAGGGCAAGTACGCCGTCGGCGCCTTTAACTGCAACAACATGGAAATCGTCCAGGCCATCGTTGCCGCGGCGGAAGCGGAGCGAGCCCCTGTCATCATCCAGGCTTCCCAGGGGGCGATCAAGTATGCCGGACTCGAATATATCGTCGCCTTGGCCCGGTTGGCCGGCGAAAACGCATCTGTCCCCGTGGCCTTGCACCTAGACCACGGCACGAGTTTTGCCCAGTGCATCCAGTGCATCCGCAGCGGCTTTACCTCCGTCATGATCGACGGTTCCAAGTACCCCCTGGAGGAGAACATCGCCCTGACCAACCGCGTCCTGGAAGTGGCCCGCGCCGTCGGTGTGTCCGTTGAGGCGGAACTGGGCAAGATCGGCGGGACCGAGGATGACATCCACGTCGACGAGCGTGACGCCTTCTTCACCGATCCTGCCGAAGCGAAGCAGTTTGTGGACGCTACGAAGGTGGACGCCCTGGCCGTGGCCATCGGCACCGCCCACGGGCAGTACAAAGGCCGCCCCGAACTCGACTTCGACCGTCTGGCCAAGATCCGCCAGTTGGTCAACATCCCCATCGTCCTGCATGGCTCCTCCGGTGTTCCGGAGGAAGATATTCAGAAGGCGATCACCCTTGGCGTCCGCAAGGTGAACATCGACACCAACCTGCGGGAAGCCTTTGTCGACGGCGTCAAAGAGGCGATCGAGAAAAACCCGCGGGAGATCGACCCCCGCAAGATCCTCGGTCCCGCCAAGACGAAGATGAGTGAGGTCATTCGGGAAAAGATCCGTATCTTTGGTTCCAACGGCAAAGCCTAG
- the fsa gene encoding fructose-6-phosphate aldolase, which translates to MRFFLDSANIDEIREANRLGVISGVTTNPSLIAKEGRNFREVVQEIAAIVDGPISAEVISTDAEGMIVEARELAKIHPNIVIKIPMCAAGLSATARLAQEGIRTNVTLIFSANQGLLAANAGATYVSPFVGRLDDIGHDGMDVLRELVEIFDIHGIATEIIAASIRHPVHVSAAARAGAPIATVPFKVLMQLVKHPLTDLGIERFLKDWESVKDK; encoded by the coding sequence ATGCGCTTTTTTCTGGACAGCGCCAACATTGACGAGATCCGGGAAGCCAACCGGCTTGGGGTGATCAGCGGCGTCACGACCAACCCTTCTCTAATCGCCAAAGAGGGTCGCAACTTCCGCGAGGTGGTGCAGGAGATCGCCGCCATCGTCGATGGACCGATTTCCGCCGAGGTGATCAGCACCGATGCGGAGGGAATGATCGTCGAGGCAAGGGAACTGGCGAAGATTCATCCGAACATCGTCATTAAAATCCCCATGTGCGCCGCCGGCTTGTCGGCGACGGCGCGGCTGGCCCAGGAAGGCATCCGCACCAATGTGACCCTCATCTTCTCGGCCAACCAGGGCCTTCTGGCGGCCAACGCCGGCGCCACCTATGTGAGCCCCTTTGTGGGCCGCCTTGATGACATTGGCCACGACGGCATGGATGTGCTCCGTGAACTGGTGGAGATCTTCGATATCCACGGCATCGCTACGGAGATCATCGCCGCCAGCATCCGCCACCCCGTCCATGTGAGCGCTGCGGCCCGCGCCGGCGCTCCTATCGCGACGGTGCCTTTCAAAGTCCTCATGCAGTTGGTGAAGCATCCCCTGACAGACCTGGGGATTGAGCGTTTCTTGAAAGACTGGGAATCAGTCAAAGACAAGTAG
- the glpX gene encoding class II fructose-bisphosphatase, translated as MYRELALEFARVTEAAALASARWMGRGDKHAADDAATEAMRAMFDTVSINGVVVIGEGEMDEAPMLYIGEKVGAGGEAELDIAVDPLEGTNIVAKGLNGAISVLAAAHRGCLLHAPDMYMDKIAVGPAAVGRIHLDAPVEDNLKNVADALGKKIDELSVVILDRPRHAEIIGRCRKAGARIQLIPDGDVAPAVATAFPDSGVDIMMGIGGAPEGVIAAAAIRCLGGEMQGRLCPETPEEEARCISMGLEDPRKILLLDDMVRGDGVIFAATGITDGSLLKGVKYTAQGAVTHTVVIRGRTGTVRFINALHRLDRKPHFGWGRSEAQG; from the coding sequence ATGTACAGGGAACTGGCTCTTGAGTTTGCTCGCGTCACCGAAGCCGCCGCATTGGCGTCGGCTCGCTGGATGGGGCGAGGCGACAAGCATGCCGCCGATGACGCGGCCACCGAAGCGATGCGCGCCATGTTCGACACGGTCAGCATCAACGGGGTTGTCGTGATCGGTGAAGGGGAAATGGATGAGGCGCCGATGCTGTACATCGGCGAAAAAGTGGGCGCCGGCGGCGAGGCTGAGTTGGATATCGCCGTCGATCCCCTCGAAGGCACCAACATCGTCGCAAAGGGTTTGAACGGCGCCATCTCCGTCCTGGCGGCGGCCCACCGGGGATGCCTACTTCACGCACCGGACATGTACATGGATAAAATCGCTGTGGGACCTGCCGCCGTGGGCCGCATCCATCTCGATGCGCCGGTGGAGGATAACCTCAAGAACGTGGCAGACGCGCTCGGCAAAAAAATCGATGAACTGAGCGTGGTCATCCTTGACCGCCCCCGCCATGCCGAGATTATCGGTCGCTGCCGGAAAGCGGGCGCCCGGATTCAACTGATCCCGGACGGAGACGTGGCGCCTGCCGTGGCCACGGCTTTCCCCGATTCAGGCGTCGATATCATGATGGGCATCGGCGGCGCCCCCGAAGGGGTTATCGCTGCCGCCGCCATCCGTTGCCTCGGCGGCGAGATGCAGGGACGCCTTTGCCCGGAGACGCCGGAGGAAGAGGCCCGTTGCATCTCCATGGGTCTCGAAGATCCCCGCAAGATCCTCCTGCTCGACGACATGGTCCGCGGCGACGGCGTGATCTTCGCTGCCACCGGGATCACCGACGGCAGCCTGCTCAAAGGTGTCAAGTACACCGCCCAGGGCGCTGTGACCCATACGGTTGTCATCCGCGGTCGCACAGGCACTGTTCGATTCATCAACGCGCTGCATAGGCTGGATCGAAAGCCCCATTTCGGCTGGGGCCGCAGCGAAGCGCAGGGATAG
- a CDS encoding DUF2062 domain-containing protein, translating to MTAWIRCKRFLRFHYLRLLRLKDQPEPLARGVALGFASGFGPFFGLGLVAAWIAAALLRGNRMAAVITAVLFKWAIPLFITANLAVGSLVWGQPLQGAAGGSLWELRFWKEMGLCFITGSAINVVISYVVAYFPVLHWANQRRLAKRALQANLE from the coding sequence TTGACAGCATGGATACGGTGCAAGCGATTTCTCCGCTTTCATTATCTGCGGCTGCTGCGGCTCAAGGATCAGCCGGAACCGCTGGCCCGGGGCGTCGCCCTCGGCTTTGCCTCTGGGTTTGGCCCTTTCTTCGGTCTGGGTCTGGTCGCTGCCTGGATCGCGGCGGCGCTTTTGCGCGGGAACAGGATGGCGGCAGTGATCACAGCGGTGCTGTTCAAATGGGCGATCCCCTTGTTCATCACCGCCAACCTGGCCGTGGGATCATTGGTGTGGGGGCAGCCGCTGCAGGGGGCCGCCGGAGGGAGCCTCTGGGAACTGCGCTTCTGGAAAGAGATGGGCCTTTGTTTTATCACCGGCAGCGCCATCAACGTGGTCATCTCTTACGTCGTCGCCTATTTCCCTGTCCTACACTGGGCGAACCAGCGACGGCTTGCCAAGCGGGCGCTCCAGGCGAACCTCGAATAG
- a CDS encoding peptidoglycan DD-metalloendopeptidase family protein — translation MLFSLIFCLLLLPSAGFAAEGDLWRLLKGDLALAETADRGEAKTAQEPAASEGRSPGASDRLAEGATERWRLHRVAPGETLYGIARVYGFSVAQLRELNSLKTGLLQPGQSLRLPLSGDPVVYEARRDTDSGKAKQALPSRGAVLSSLVSPLEGTVTSPYGPRRGAFHHGIDIAADKGETIRAAQRGRVVFTGWKAVYGRTVIIEHSFGVATLYAHSSKILVNEGDAVERGQPVAQVGATGVATGPHLHFEVRLDSRAVNPAAYLRGASADV, via the coding sequence TTGCTGTTCTCGCTGATCTTCTGTCTTCTCCTGCTCCCCAGCGCTGGCTTCGCCGCCGAAGGCGACCTTTGGCGGTTGTTGAAAGGCGACCTGGCGCTGGCGGAGACGGCCGATAGGGGAGAGGCAAAGACTGCCCAGGAACCGGCGGCTTCCGAAGGCCGTAGCCCAGGCGCGTCCGATCGCCTTGCCGAGGGCGCGACGGAGAGATGGCGGTTGCACCGCGTCGCTCCGGGAGAGACACTCTACGGCATCGCCCGCGTCTACGGCTTTTCCGTCGCCCAATTGCGGGAACTGAACAGTCTGAAGACAGGCCTGTTGCAGCCGGGACAATCGTTGCGCCTACCGCTATCGGGCGATCCCGTCGTCTACGAGGCGCGCCGCGATACCGATTCGGGTAAGGCAAAGCAGGCGCTGCCATCCAGGGGGGCTGTTTTGTCATCCCTGGTGTCGCCCCTGGAAGGGACCGTCACATCCCCTTACGGTCCGCGGAGGGGCGCCTTCCATCATGGGATCGATATCGCCGCCGACAAGGGCGAGACGATCCGGGCCGCTCAGCGGGGCCGCGTCGTTTTCACCGGCTGGAAAGCTGTGTACGGCCGGACGGTGATCATCGAACACTCCTTCGGGGTGGCGACCCTGTATGCCCACAGCAGTAAGATCCTGGTGAACGAAGGAGATGCGGTGGAGCGAGGGCAGCCGGTCGCGCAAGTGGGCGCAACCGGTGTGGCCACAGGGCCGCACCTGCACTTTGAGGTCCGCCTGGACAGCCGGGCCGTCAACCCGGCAGCGTACCTGCGCGGCGCATCTGCCGATGTGTAA
- the rpmE gene encoding 50S ribosomal protein L31, with product MKEGIHPQVHRAKVHCACGESFETTSTRKEIKVDVCSKCHPFFTGKSRNIEVGGRVDRFKKKYGL from the coding sequence GTGAAGGAAGGCATCCATCCGCAAGTGCACCGGGCAAAAGTGCATTGCGCCTGCGGCGAGTCTTTTGAAACGACATCGACCCGCAAAGAAATCAAAGTGGACGTTTGCTCCAAATGCCATCCTTTTTTCACCGGCAAAAGCCGCAACATTGAAGTCGGCGGTCGGGTGGATCGGTTCAAGAAAAAGTACGGTCTATAA
- a CDS encoding DUF1385 domain-containing protein, giving the protein MGKFQYGGQAVIEGVMMRGPDEMAIAVRCPNDEIVIEKQPVASWMNGVLMKTPVLRGTGALLDALILGIKALSFSAGKATEEEEEELTPWEITVTIAVAMVLGAGLFIFLPTAAAHLTRQMVPNLFLQNVIEGFVRIAIFFGYIAAISRMPDIQRVFQYHGAEHKVIHAYEAGEELTVAKAQRQTTLHPRCGTSFLLFVMVIKIFAFSLLPDATLFWKVIYRLGLVPFVAGISYEIIKLSGRYPRFWLMRLFIQPGLWLQRMTTREPDDKQVEVAIRALQAVLPQTAASQSRETVVKDGLAPGQQGPLKEEPAAVCNAG; this is encoded by the coding sequence ATGGGGAAATTTCAATATGGCGGCCAGGCCGTCATTGAAGGTGTCATGATGCGTGGTCCCGATGAGATGGCCATCGCTGTCCGGTGCCCCAATGACGAGATCGTCATTGAGAAGCAGCCGGTGGCATCGTGGATGAACGGCGTCCTCATGAAAACCCCGGTCCTCCGCGGAACGGGGGCGCTATTGGATGCGCTGATCCTGGGTATCAAGGCGCTCTCCTTTTCTGCCGGCAAGGCGACAGAAGAGGAGGAAGAGGAACTTACCCCCTGGGAGATCACGGTCACCATCGCTGTGGCCATGGTCCTCGGCGCCGGTCTGTTCATCTTTTTGCCGACGGCGGCGGCCCACCTGACCCGTCAGATGGTCCCCAACCTCTTTTTGCAGAACGTGATCGAAGGATTCGTCCGGATCGCTATCTTTTTCGGTTATATCGCCGCGATTTCGCGAATGCCCGACATCCAGCGGGTCTTTCAATACCACGGCGCCGAGCACAAGGTGATCCACGCCTACGAGGCGGGCGAAGAACTGACGGTGGCGAAGGCTCAGCGGCAGACGACGCTGCACCCGCGCTGCGGGACCAGTTTCCTGCTCTTCGTCATGGTCATTAAAATCTTTGCCTTTTCCCTGTTGCCTGATGCCACGCTCTTTTGGAAGGTGATCTACCGGCTGGGACTCGTTCCTTTTGTCGCCGGGATCAGCTACGAGATCATCAAGCTCTCCGGTCGCTACCCGCGCTTCTGGCTGATGCGCCTCTTCATCCAGCCCGGCCTCTGGCTGCAGCGGATGACGACGCGGGAGCCCGACGATAAGCAGGTCGAAGTGGCCATCCGGGCGCTTCAGGCGGTGCTTCCTCAGACAGCGGCGTCCCAGTCCCGAGAGACTGTCGTCAAAGACGGGTTGGCCCCGGGTCAACAAGGACCGCTCAAAGAGGAGCCAGCGGCCGTTTGCAATGCCGGGTAG
- the prfA gene encoding peptide chain release factor 1, producing the protein MIDKLEIIEQKYEELTQLLSDPEIINDQTRWQRHAKQQAGMTEIVEAFREYKGVLQGIDDARAMLDESDPELQEMAAVELDELSGRKESLEQRLKILLLPKDPNDEKNVIIEIRAGTGGEEAALFAGDLYRMYSRFADRKGWRTELLSANYTDIGGFKEVIVLVEGQGAFSKMKFESGVHRVQRVPATESSGRIHTSAATVAVLPEAEEVESEVNANELRIDVFCSSGAGGQHVNKTESAVRITHLPTGIVVSCQDEKSQLKNREKAMRVLRARLLEKAQEEQHGEMASARKSMVGSGDRSERIRTYNFPQGRVTDHRIGLTLHRLETILDGDLDEVLDALITTDQAEKMKTME; encoded by the coding sequence ATGATCGATAAATTGGAAATTATCGAACAAAAATACGAAGAGTTGACCCAGTTGCTCAGCGACCCTGAGATCATCAACGACCAGACGCGCTGGCAGCGCCATGCCAAGCAGCAGGCCGGGATGACGGAGATCGTCGAGGCTTTCCGGGAGTACAAGGGCGTCCTGCAGGGCATCGATGATGCTCGGGCGATGCTTGATGAGTCCGATCCGGAACTGCAAGAGATGGCCGCCGTGGAACTGGACGAACTCTCGGGCCGAAAAGAGTCACTGGAACAGCGGTTGAAGATCCTGCTGCTGCCGAAGGATCCCAATGATGAGAAGAACGTCATCATCGAGATCCGCGCCGGCACCGGCGGCGAGGAAGCGGCGCTGTTCGCCGGCGACCTCTATCGCATGTACAGCCGTTTTGCCGACCGGAAGGGATGGCGAACGGAACTGCTCTCGGCGAACTACACCGATATCGGCGGTTTCAAAGAAGTCATCGTTCTCGTCGAAGGCCAGGGCGCTTTTTCGAAGATGAAGTTTGAGTCCGGTGTCCACCGGGTGCAACGGGTGCCGGCGACGGAGTCAAGCGGCCGTATCCACACCTCGGCGGCCACGGTGGCTGTGCTGCCCGAGGCGGAAGAGGTCGAGAGCGAGGTCAACGCGAACGAACTGCGCATCGATGTCTTCTGTTCCTCCGGCGCCGGCGGCCAGCACGTGAACAAGACCGAGTCGGCCGTGCGGATCACCCATTTGCCCACCGGTATCGTCGTTTCCTGCCAGGATGAGAAGTCGCAGTTGAAAAACCGCGAGAAGGCGATGCGGGTCCTGCGGGCGCGCCTGCTGGAGAAGGCCCAGGAGGAGCAGCACGGCGAAATGGCCAGCGCGCGCAAGTCCATGGTCGGCTCGGGCGACCGCTCGGAGCGGATCCGCACCTACAACTTCCCCCAGGGGCGGGTGACCGATCACCGCATCGGCCTGACGCTGCACCGCCTCGAAACGATCCTCGACGGTGATCTGGACGAGGTGCTCGACGCCTTGATCACGACCGATCAGGCGGAAAAGATGAAGACGATGGAGTAA
- the prmC gene encoding peptide chain release factor N(5)-glutamine methyltransferase, with protein MNRLEWKPATVGEALQAAVSFFMQKEIGSPRLEAEVLLAYGLGVSRAGLLARLRDRLSDDQKERLGELIQRRLTGCPLQYITGRQEFWGLDFTVTPAVLIPRPETELLVEAALALLGQRDRTATTWIADVGVGSGAITVAMAREHPRLQVLATDLSEAALAVARQNAEQHGVAGQIRFTQGDLLGPAIEAGIRLNAVLSNPPYIPAGDIPSLQREVAGFEPKLALDGGEDGLDCYRRLIPQAGLVLEPGGFVALEIGYNQGGDVAGLLEAQGFADIRIIRDGQGHDRVVTAVWPGEKKV; from the coding sequence ATGAATCGATTGGAATGGAAGCCGGCGACTGTTGGGGAAGCTCTGCAGGCGGCGGTTTCTTTTTTTATGCAAAAAGAGATCGGGTCGCCCCGCTTGGAGGCGGAGGTATTGCTCGCCTATGGGCTCGGTGTCAGCCGGGCGGGTCTGCTCGCCAGGCTGCGTGATCGACTCTCAGACGATCAAAAGGAACGACTCGGTGAACTGATCCAAAGACGGTTGACCGGATGTCCCCTACAATACATCACCGGGCGGCAGGAGTTTTGGGGGCTCGATTTTACGGTCACCCCGGCGGTGCTCATCCCCCGGCCGGAAACGGAGTTGCTCGTCGAGGCGGCGCTGGCCCTGCTGGGACAGCGGGACAGGACGGCGACGACGTGGATCGCTGATGTAGGCGTCGGATCGGGCGCGATCACCGTGGCCATGGCCCGGGAGCACCCCCGGTTGCAGGTGCTGGCCACCGACCTTTCGGAGGCGGCACTGGCCGTCGCCCGCCAGAATGCGGAACAGCATGGCGTAGCCGGGCAGATCCGCTTTACCCAGGGGGATCTGCTGGGGCCGGCCATCGAAGCCGGCATCCGCCTGAATGCGGTCCTGTCCAATCCTCCCTACATCCCCGCCGGGGATATTCCGTCGCTGCAGCGGGAGGTGGCCGGCTTTGAACCGAAGCTGGCGCTGGACGGCGGGGAAGACGGTCTGGACTGCTATCGCCGACTAATCCCCCAGGCCGGTCTCGTCCTAGAGCCGGGCGGGTTTGTCGCACTGGAGATCGGCTATAACCAGGGAGGGGACGTGGCCGGGCTGCTGGAGGCGCAGGGGTTTGCAGATATCCGGATCATCCGCGACGGGCAAGGCCATGACCGGGTGGTGACCGCCGTCTGGCCGGGGGAAAAAAAGGTCTGA
- a CDS encoding L-threonylcarbamoyladenylate synthase: MAQDFKDTKIWRVEPQQVSPEGLREAAACLQTGGLVAFPTETVYGLGADALNDKAVAGIFTAKGRPSDNPLIVHIADIDEVARLAVDFPERARRLAERFWPGPLTLVLPASQQVPPVVTAGLATVAVRMPSHPVARALIREAGTPVAAPSANRSGRPSPTLAAHVCEDLWGRIDGIVDGGACDFGLESTVVDATGDAAVILRPGGVTREMIEALGIPVRTSLTVERTVDCVDVVASKDEAPAEFRCDGDIEPSREVGYFIPPSPGMKYVHYAPRAPLYLLEGSWEGQVEALRRLLSDPAENADYGVSPTGLLISEDTYRRIEPVLQRSGDAGRGEKWVVRLTGSREDLTTVAQRLFGAIRAFDQTTVVRIVAETYPHRGIGSALMNRLEKAAGGRRWLG, from the coding sequence ATGGCACAGGATTTTAAGGATACGAAAATCTGGCGCGTCGAACCGCAACAGGTGTCCCCGGAAGGGCTTCGCGAAGCCGCCGCCTGCCTGCAAACAGGCGGCCTCGTCGCTTTTCCGACGGAGACGGTCTACGGTTTGGGCGCTGACGCCTTAAACGATAAGGCGGTGGCGGGGATTTTCACCGCCAAAGGGCGTCCGTCCGATAATCCCTTGATCGTACATATCGCCGATATAGACGAGGTTGCGAGGCTCGCCGTTGATTTCCCCGAACGGGCGCGGCGTCTCGCTGAACGCTTTTGGCCGGGACCGCTTACGTTAGTGCTGCCGGCGTCGCAGCAGGTTCCTCCCGTGGTCACTGCTGGGCTGGCGACGGTGGCAGTCCGCATGCCTTCTCATCCTGTCGCCCGGGCGCTGATCCGCGAGGCAGGGACGCCGGTTGCCGCCCCGTCGGCCAATCGTTCCGGCAGGCCGAGCCCGACGCTGGCTGCCCATGTATGCGAGGACCTATGGGGGCGCATCGACGGCATCGTCGACGGGGGGGCTTGCGATTTCGGGTTGGAGTCGACGGTCGTCGACGCCACGGGCGATGCGGCGGTGATCCTGCGGCCCGGCGGTGTAACGCGGGAGATGATTGAAGCGCTGGGTATTCCTGTGCGGACATCCCTTACGGTGGAGCGCACCGTCGATTGCGTTGACGTTGTCGCTAGCAAGGATGAGGCGCCTGCCGAGTTCCGCTGTGATGGGGATATTGAGCCCAGCCGTGAAGTGGGGTACTTTATACCGCCTTCTCCGGGCATGAAGTATGTCCATTATGCGCCCAGGGCGCCCCTCTACCTGCTTGAAGGGAGTTGGGAAGGGCAGGTGGAGGCGCTGCGCCGGTTGCTCTCCGATCCTGCTGAAAATGCCGATTATGGCGTCAGCCCGACAGGATTGTTGATTTCTGAAGATACCTACCGCAGGATCGAGCCGGTGCTCCAGCGGAGTGGTGATGCCGGTCGTGGGGAGAAATGGGTGGTTCGTCTGACGGGTTCTCGGGAAGACTTGACTACGGTGGCCCAGCGCCTCTTTGGGGCGATCCGCGCCTTCGATCAGACGACCGTTGTTCGTATTGTCGCCGAAACCTATCCACATAGGGGCATCGGCTCGGCGCTGATGAACCGCCTGGAGAAAGCAGCCGGAGGGCGTCGCTGGCTGGGATAA